From Polyodon spathula isolate WHYD16114869_AA chromosome 24, ASM1765450v1, whole genome shotgun sequence, one genomic window encodes:
- the LOC121298642 gene encoding ATP-binding cassette sub-family F member 1-like isoform X3 yields MPKKVKTQDLDDGEAKQQDKVVKKGKKDKRGKKSFFEELAADDKQEKDEEPAIKEQNKQPQKKKKDKKKGRMKADDDDDDDDEDVMEKLKKLSVQPSDEEEEVIQSVSKGGKKNKGGNLFAALSQEQSDDEEEGEEAEKSRKPSKTDKNKKNKTASEDEEEEHEEVKEHEEEKKDFEKKKKKGKRNENAKQQTKGKNSAALSDEEDEAAEEKKKKQSEEQKPKAIPKGKGKQGGNKFAPSDSEEEEEEMEETEEPMGKDKGKAKGEDDEDMEAEEGEAEGKGKDANDPYANMSKKEKKKKKKLMEYEKQVASMKATSAAEGDFSISQAEMSSRQAMLENASDIKLERFSISAHGKELFVNADLLIVAGRRYGLVGPNGKGKTTLLKHIANRALSIPPNIDVLLCEQEVIADDTPAVLAVLKADTKRIKLLEEEKQLQSLLERGEDSAADRLEKVYEELRAIGAAAAEAKARRILAGLSFTPEMQNRPTKKFSGGWRMRVSLARALFMEPTLLMLDEPTNHLDLNAVIWLNNYLQGWKKTLLIVSHDQGFLDDVCTDIIHLDYQKLFYYRGNYLTFKKMYVQKQKELQKQYDKQEKKLKDLKAGGKSTKQAEKQTKEALTRKQQKGRKKNQEEEGPEQLELLKRPKEYTVKFTFPNPPPLSPPILGLHTVDFGYEAQKPLFKNVDFGIDMESRICIVGPNGVGKSTLLLLLTGKLSPTRGEMRKNHRLKVGFFNQQYADQLNMEENATEYLMRNFNLPYQDGRKCLGRFGLESHAHTIQISKLSGGQKARVVFAELSCRQPDVLILDEPTNNLDIESIDALAEAINEYKGAVIIVSHDARLITETNCQLWVVEDQSVNQIDGDFDDYKREVLESLGEVMVNKPRE; encoded by the exons acaaagtggtgaagaaaggaaaaaaagataaaaggggCAAAAAGtcg TTCTTTGAGGAGCTAGCTGCTGATGACAAGCAGGAGAAAGATGAGGAGCCTGCAATCAAAGAGCAGAATAAACAG ccacaaaaaaagaaaaaagacaagaaGAAAGGGCGAATGAAAGCAgacgacgatgatgatgatgatgatgaagatgtgATGGAAAAGTTGAAGAAGCTGTCGGTGCAGCCCAGCGATGAGGAAGAGGAAG TTATTCAGTCCGTTTCCAAAGGAGGCAAGAAAAATAAG GGAGGAAACTTGTTTGCAGCTCTGAGCCAGGAACAGAGCGATgatgaggaggagggagaggaggcagAGAAGTCCAGAAAACCTAGCAAGACAGacaagaacaagaagaacaag ACTGCTTctgaggatgaagaggaggagcaCGAGGAAGTGAAGGAGCACGAGGAAGAGAAGAaagattttgaaaagaaaaaaaagaaaggaaagagaaaTGAGAATGCAAAACAGCAAACG AAAGGAAAGAACTCTGCAGCTCTGAGCGATGAAGAGGACGAGGCAgcggaggagaagaagaagaaacaaagcGAAGAGCAGAAACCGAAAGCAATCCCAAAGGGGAAAGGAAAG CAGGGTGGAAATAAGTTTGCCCCTTCCGATtctgaggaggaagaggaggagatggAAGAGACGGAGGAGCCAATGGGCAAAGACAAAGGAAAGGCCAAG GGTGAAGATGATGAAGATATGGAGGCTGAGGAAGGGGAGGCTGAAGGGAAGGGTAAAGATGCCAATGACCCCTATGCCAACATGAGcaagaaagagaagaaaaagaagaagaaactg ATGGAGTACGAGAAGCAGGTGGCGTCGATGAAGGCGACAAGTGCAGCAGAGGGAGATTTCTCAATCTCCCAGGCTGAGATGTCCTCGCGGCAGGCCATGCTTGAGAACGCCTCCGACATCAAG CTGGAGCGCTTCAGTATTTCTGCTCATGGGAAGGAGCTGTTTGTAAACGCTGATCTGCTGATTGTCGCTGGGCGACGCTATGGTTTAGTTGGACCCAACGG GAAAGGCAAAACCACTCTGCTGAAACACATTGCCAACCGGGCCCTCAGCATCCCACCCAATATAGAcgttctgctctgtgagcaag AGGTGATAGCAGACGACACCCCAGCGGTGCTGGCTGTTCTGAAGGCCGATACGAAGCGCATTAAACTGCTGGAGGAGGAGAAGCAGCTGCAATCCCTGTTGGAGAGGGGGGAGGACTCGGCCGCTGATAGACTGGAAAAG GTGTACGAGGAACTGCGAGCGATCGGGGCGGCAGCGGCAGAGGCCAAAGCTCGTCGTATCCTGGCTGGGTTGAGTTTCACCCCCGAGATGCAGAACCGACCCACCAAGAAATTCTCTGGAGGCTGGAGGATGAGGGTGTCTCTCGCCAG AGCCCTGTTTATGGAGCCCACGCTGTTGATGTTGGATGAGCCCACAAATCACCTGGACCTCAATGCAGTCATCTGGCTGAATAA CTACCTCCAGGGTTGGAAGAAGACTCTGCTGATAGTGTCCCACGACCAGGGATTCTTGGATGATGTTTGTACCGACATTATTCACCTGGACTACCAGAAGCTGTTCTACTACAGGGGCAACTACT TGACGTTTAAGAAGATGTACGTCCAGAAGCAGAAGGAGCTGCAGAAGCAGTATGACAAACAAGAGAAGAAGTTGAAGGATCTCAAAGCGGGAGGGAAGTCAACCAAGCAAGCT GAGAAGCAGACTAAGGAAGCGCTGACGCGGAAGCAGCAGAAAGGTCGCAAGAAGAACCAGGAGGAGGAGGGGCCTGAGCAGCTGGAGCTGCTGAAGAGACCCAAAGAGTACACAGTGAAATTCACCTTCCCAAACCCACCTCCGCTCAGCCCGCCCATCCTGGGACTGCACA CTGTCGATTTTGGGTACGAGGCACAGAAGCCACTGTTCAAGAATGTAGATTTTGGTATCGACATGGAGTCCAGAA TCTGTATTGTGGGACCCAATGGAGTGGGGAAGAgtaccctgctgctgctgctgacaggCAAGCTGAGCCCG actagAGGAGAGATGAGGAAAAACCACAGGCTG AAAGTGGGGTTCTTTAACCAGCAGTATGCAGACCAGTTGAATATGGAGGAGAACGCCACAGAGTACCTAATGAGGAACTTCAACCTGCCCTACCAGGATGGGAGGAAGTGTCTGGGCCGGTTCGGGCTGGAGAGCCACGCTCACACCATCCAGATCAGCAAGCTGTCAG GAGGACAGAAAGCTCGCGTGGTGTTTGCTGAGCTCTCCTGTCGGCAGCCTGACGTTCTGATTCTG GATGAGCCTACGAACAACCTGGATATAGAATCAATCGATGCCTTGGCTGAAGCAATCAACGAGTACAAAGGAG CGGTGATCATTGTGAGTCACGATGCTCGGCTCATCACGGAGACAAACTGCCAGCTGTGGGTCGTGGAGGACCAGTCTGTGAACCAGATCGATGGGGACTTTGATGATTACAAGAGAGAGGTGCTGGAGTCTCTCGGGGAAGTGATGGTCAACAAGCCCCGAGAATGA
- the LOC121298646 gene encoding serine/threonine-protein phosphatase 1 regulatory subunit 10-like, producing the protein MGSGPVDPRELLKGVDCFLGKEGEVKSSEGVSKIFSLMKASQKMVSRCIYLNILLQTKSQDVLNRFIKIGGYKLLNSWLTYSKTTNNTPLLHLILLTLQNLPLKVDHLKQNNTAKVVKQLSKTGPEELRKQASVLVEGWMAIIRTQSSAAAAAASAPSDKKKKEEGKGKVAPEKTETKLDLKGTEAKAEEDKRKEKPKVQRTTAPSHAKFRSTGLEVETPTPVHVKKVPPPVQVGDKYNIKPAPVKRQNSSLGPDMQPVEKKYKPLNTTPNMIKEIKVKIIPAQPIESPGFLEALNSAPVTGVKIKKKKKAVSPTSNKSCPFDIKPNLESSPVKHLPLDSSPTASVETMELEQPGTPVPAEEVPENMDTAPEEPNALAEPRGAEKAAADAVKLTRKGKKKKNVRWAEENQLREYFFFELDETERVNVNKIKDFGEAAKREMMMDRQAFESARRHSHDAMEEKVPWSCPWPLDLPHTLVVPGSGSQEKVTQQEREKGILQEIFLSKESVPDSPHEPDPESYEPLPPKLIPLDEDSSAMEDGYSDPMDTTPASHSPDVSGAKLPTVLANLMGSMGAGRSPQQPGSGVVPPVNVQELLSTIMGAQGNQKPEDLIKQPDFSDKIKKLLGSLQQQQQPQQQQQIQHQHPPQGPPPGLLGMGPGMNGGFPPGPKNGPHFPPHGGPGGHFPPHNGPGGPPGGPRMMGPPPPQQRGGDGYWKPPGEPMRGGPHGMRGGPFHRGRGGRGENANFRGRPGRGSSGPLRRGGPNNPHMGDMSNRDVCRHFMMKGSCRYENNCAFYHPGVNGPPLP; encoded by the exons ATGGGATCAGGGCCTGTGGATCCAAGAGAACTCCTGAAGGGAGTGGACTGCTTCCTGGGCAAGGAAGGGGAAGTCAAGTCCTCAGAGGGGGTTTCCAAAATCTTTAG cttgATGAAAGCTTCCCAAAAGATGGTTAGCAGGTGCATCTACCTGAATATTTTACTGCAGACAAAATCACAGGACGTCCtgaacag GTTTATCAAAATCGGAGGTTACAAGCTGTTAAACAGCTGGCTGACTTACTCCAAAACAACCAACAACACCCCACTGCTGCACCTGATCCTGCTAACTCTGCAGAACCTGCCGCTGAAAGTAGATCACCTCAAACAG AATAACACAGCCAAAGTAGTGAAACAGCTAAGCAAGACAGGTCCTGAAG AGCTTCGAAAGCAGGCTTCAGTGCTGGTTGAAGGCTGGATGGCGATCATTCGGACCCAGAGCAGTGCTGCGGCAGCAGCTGCTTCTGCCCCTTCAG ACAAGAAGAAGAAAGAGGAGGGGAAGGGGAAAGTGGCTCCAGAAAAAACAGAGACAAAGCTAGACCTGAAAGGGACTGAGGCAAAGGCCGAGGAGGACAAGAGGAAAGAGAAACCCAAAGTACAGAGGACCACTGCACCCAGCCACGCCAAGTTCAGGTCCACAG GTTTGGAAGTGGAAACGCCGACCCCAGTCCATGTTAAAAAGGTGCCCCCTCCTGTGCAAGTAGGCGACAAATATAACATCAAGCCAGCACCTGTCAAGAGACAAAA CTCCAGTTTGGGACCTGATATGCAACCGGTAGAGAAGAAGTACAAACCTCTCAACACCACTCCTAACATGATCAAGGAGATCAAAGTGAAGATCATCCCAGCCCAGC CAATTGAATCCCCAGGGTTCCTCGAAGCATTGAATTCCGCCCCGGTAACCGGAGTCAAGatcaagaagaaaaagaaggcAGTGTCTCCAACTTCCAACAAG TCTTGCCCATTCGATATCAAACCAAACCTGGAGTCCAGCCCTGTGAAGCACTTGCCCCTAGACAGCTCACCCACAGCCTCAGTGGAGACAATGGAACTGGAGCAGCCGGGCACCCCAGTTCCTGCAGAGGAGGTTCCTGAAAACATGGATACTG CTCCCGAGGAGCCGAATGCTCTGGCTGAGCCACGTGGGGCGGAAAAGGCTGCTGCTGACGCAGTGAAGCTGACTAGGAaagggaagaagaagaagaacgtGCGATGGGCTGAGGAGAACCAGCTGCGGGAATACTTCTTCTTTGAGCTTGATGAGACAGAGAGGG TGAACGTGAATAAGATCAAGGACTTTGGCGAGGCTGCGAAGCGAGAGATGATGATGGACCGGCAGGCCTTTGAGTCGGCACGGAGACACTCTCACGATGCCATGGAGGAGAAAGTTCCATGGAGTTGCCCGTGGCCTCTTGACTTGCCCCACACCCTAGTGGTGCCGGGCAGTGGCAGCCAGGAGAAAGTTACTCAACAGGAGAGGGAGAAGGGAATCCTGCAGGAGATCTTCCTCTCTAAGGAGAG TGTGCCGGACAGCCCTCATGAGCCCGACCCTGAGTCCTATGAGCCTCTGCCCCCCAAACTTATTCCCCTGGACGAG GACTCGTCCGCGATGGAGGATGGCTACAGTGATCCCATGGACACGACCCCTGCCTCACACTCGCCAGATGTGTCCGGAGCCAAGCTGCCCACTGTCCTGGCTAACCTGATGGGCAGCATGGGAGCGGGCAGGAGCCCACAGCAGCCTGGCTCTGGGGTTGTTCCCCCTGTAAATGTTCAGGAGCTACTATCCACCATCATG GGAGCTCAGGGGAACCAAAAGCCAGAGGACCTAATCAAACAGCCTGACTTCTCAGACAAGATCAAGAAGTTGTTGGGGTCTctacaacaacagcaacagccacagcagcagcagcagattcaGCACCAACACCCGCCCCAGGGACCTCCCCCAG GTTTGCTGGGGATGGGTCCAGGAATGAACGGAGGATTCCCACCAGGACCCAAGAATGGACCTCACTTCCCCCCACATGGAGGCCCAGGTGGGCACTTCCCTCCTCACAATGGGCCAGGTGGACCCCCAGGAGGCCCCCGAATGAtgggcccccctcccccccagcagCGTGGAGGAGACGGGTACTGGAAACCCCCTGGCGAGCCTATGAGGGGAGGACCCCATGGTATGAGAGGGGGGCCCTTCCACCGGGGAAGGGGGGGGCGAGGAGAAAACGCAAACTTCAGAGGCAGGCCTGGTCGAGGGAGCAGTGGACCACTCAGACGGGGTGGCCCCAACAACCCACACATGGGAG acaTGTCGAACCGCGATGTCTGCCGACACTTCATGATGAAGGGCAGCTGTCGCTACGAGAACAA
- the LOC121298642 gene encoding ATP-binding cassette sub-family F member 1-like isoform X1: MPKKVKTQDLDDGEAKQQDKVVKKGKKDKRGKKSFFEELAADDKQEKDEEPAIKEQNKQPQKKKKDKKKGRMKADDDDDDDDEDVMEKLKKLSVQPSDEEEEVIQSVSKGGKKNKGGNLFAALSQEQSDDEEEGEEAEKSRKPSKTDKNKKNKVISDNEEEEEVGQKKQQQGRKGKKNEKPKSKKTASEDEEEEHEEVKEHEEEKKDFEKKKKKGKRNENAKQQTKGKNSAALSDEEDEAAEEKKKKQSEEQKPKAIPKGKGKQGGNKFAPSDSEEEEEEMEETEEPMGKDKGKAKGEDDEDMEAEEGEAEGKGKDANDPYANMSKKEKKKKKKLMEYEKQVASMKATSAAEGDFSISQAEMSSRQAMLENASDIKLERFSISAHGKELFVNADLLIVAGRRYGLVGPNGKGKTTLLKHIANRALSIPPNIDVLLCEQEVIADDTPAVLAVLKADTKRIKLLEEEKQLQSLLERGEDSAADRLEKVYEELRAIGAAAAEAKARRILAGLSFTPEMQNRPTKKFSGGWRMRVSLARALFMEPTLLMLDEPTNHLDLNAVIWLNNYLQGWKKTLLIVSHDQGFLDDVCTDIIHLDYQKLFYYRGNYLTFKKMYVQKQKELQKQYDKQEKKLKDLKAGGKSTKQAEKQTKEALTRKQQKGRKKNQEEEGPEQLELLKRPKEYTVKFTFPNPPPLSPPILGLHTVDFGYEAQKPLFKNVDFGIDMESRICIVGPNGVGKSTLLLLLTGKLSPTRGEMRKNHRLKVGFFNQQYADQLNMEENATEYLMRNFNLPYQDGRKCLGRFGLESHAHTIQISKLSGGQKARVVFAELSCRQPDVLILDEPTNNLDIESIDALAEAINEYKGAVIIVSHDARLITETNCQLWVVEDQSVNQIDGDFDDYKREVLESLGEVMVNKPRE; encoded by the exons acaaagtggtgaagaaaggaaaaaaagataaaaggggCAAAAAGtcg TTCTTTGAGGAGCTAGCTGCTGATGACAAGCAGGAGAAAGATGAGGAGCCTGCAATCAAAGAGCAGAATAAACAG ccacaaaaaaagaaaaaagacaagaaGAAAGGGCGAATGAAAGCAgacgacgatgatgatgatgatgatgaagatgtgATGGAAAAGTTGAAGAAGCTGTCGGTGCAGCCCAGCGATGAGGAAGAGGAAG TTATTCAGTCCGTTTCCAAAGGAGGCAAGAAAAATAAG GGAGGAAACTTGTTTGCAGCTCTGAGCCAGGAACAGAGCGATgatgaggaggagggagaggaggcagAGAAGTCCAGAAAACCTAGCAAGACAGacaagaacaagaagaacaag GTGATCTCTGacaatgaggaggaggaggaggtaggacagaagaagcagcagcagggcaGGAAAGGAAAGAAGAACGAGAAGCCCAAGAGCAAAAAG ACTGCTTctgaggatgaagaggaggagcaCGAGGAAGTGAAGGAGCACGAGGAAGAGAAGAaagattttgaaaagaaaaaaaagaaaggaaagagaaaTGAGAATGCAAAACAGCAAACG AAAGGAAAGAACTCTGCAGCTCTGAGCGATGAAGAGGACGAGGCAgcggaggagaagaagaagaaacaaagcGAAGAGCAGAAACCGAAAGCAATCCCAAAGGGGAAAGGAAAG CAGGGTGGAAATAAGTTTGCCCCTTCCGATtctgaggaggaagaggaggagatggAAGAGACGGAGGAGCCAATGGGCAAAGACAAAGGAAAGGCCAAG GGTGAAGATGATGAAGATATGGAGGCTGAGGAAGGGGAGGCTGAAGGGAAGGGTAAAGATGCCAATGACCCCTATGCCAACATGAGcaagaaagagaagaaaaagaagaagaaactg ATGGAGTACGAGAAGCAGGTGGCGTCGATGAAGGCGACAAGTGCAGCAGAGGGAGATTTCTCAATCTCCCAGGCTGAGATGTCCTCGCGGCAGGCCATGCTTGAGAACGCCTCCGACATCAAG CTGGAGCGCTTCAGTATTTCTGCTCATGGGAAGGAGCTGTTTGTAAACGCTGATCTGCTGATTGTCGCTGGGCGACGCTATGGTTTAGTTGGACCCAACGG GAAAGGCAAAACCACTCTGCTGAAACACATTGCCAACCGGGCCCTCAGCATCCCACCCAATATAGAcgttctgctctgtgagcaag AGGTGATAGCAGACGACACCCCAGCGGTGCTGGCTGTTCTGAAGGCCGATACGAAGCGCATTAAACTGCTGGAGGAGGAGAAGCAGCTGCAATCCCTGTTGGAGAGGGGGGAGGACTCGGCCGCTGATAGACTGGAAAAG GTGTACGAGGAACTGCGAGCGATCGGGGCGGCAGCGGCAGAGGCCAAAGCTCGTCGTATCCTGGCTGGGTTGAGTTTCACCCCCGAGATGCAGAACCGACCCACCAAGAAATTCTCTGGAGGCTGGAGGATGAGGGTGTCTCTCGCCAG AGCCCTGTTTATGGAGCCCACGCTGTTGATGTTGGATGAGCCCACAAATCACCTGGACCTCAATGCAGTCATCTGGCTGAATAA CTACCTCCAGGGTTGGAAGAAGACTCTGCTGATAGTGTCCCACGACCAGGGATTCTTGGATGATGTTTGTACCGACATTATTCACCTGGACTACCAGAAGCTGTTCTACTACAGGGGCAACTACT TGACGTTTAAGAAGATGTACGTCCAGAAGCAGAAGGAGCTGCAGAAGCAGTATGACAAACAAGAGAAGAAGTTGAAGGATCTCAAAGCGGGAGGGAAGTCAACCAAGCAAGCT GAGAAGCAGACTAAGGAAGCGCTGACGCGGAAGCAGCAGAAAGGTCGCAAGAAGAACCAGGAGGAGGAGGGGCCTGAGCAGCTGGAGCTGCTGAAGAGACCCAAAGAGTACACAGTGAAATTCACCTTCCCAAACCCACCTCCGCTCAGCCCGCCCATCCTGGGACTGCACA CTGTCGATTTTGGGTACGAGGCACAGAAGCCACTGTTCAAGAATGTAGATTTTGGTATCGACATGGAGTCCAGAA TCTGTATTGTGGGACCCAATGGAGTGGGGAAGAgtaccctgctgctgctgctgacaggCAAGCTGAGCCCG actagAGGAGAGATGAGGAAAAACCACAGGCTG AAAGTGGGGTTCTTTAACCAGCAGTATGCAGACCAGTTGAATATGGAGGAGAACGCCACAGAGTACCTAATGAGGAACTTCAACCTGCCCTACCAGGATGGGAGGAAGTGTCTGGGCCGGTTCGGGCTGGAGAGCCACGCTCACACCATCCAGATCAGCAAGCTGTCAG GAGGACAGAAAGCTCGCGTGGTGTTTGCTGAGCTCTCCTGTCGGCAGCCTGACGTTCTGATTCTG GATGAGCCTACGAACAACCTGGATATAGAATCAATCGATGCCTTGGCTGAAGCAATCAACGAGTACAAAGGAG CGGTGATCATTGTGAGTCACGATGCTCGGCTCATCACGGAGACAAACTGCCAGCTGTGGGTCGTGGAGGACCAGTCTGTGAACCAGATCGATGGGGACTTTGATGATTACAAGAGAGAGGTGCTGGAGTCTCTCGGGGAAGTGATGGTCAACAAGCCCCGAGAATGA
- the LOC121298642 gene encoding ATP-binding cassette sub-family F member 1-like isoform X2 yields MPKKVKTQDLDDGEAKQQDKVVKKGKKDKRGKKSFFEELAADDKQEKDEEPAIKEQNKQPQKKKKDKKKGRMKADDDDDDDDEDVMEKLKKLSVQPSDEEEEVIQSVSKGGKKNKGGNLFAALSQEQSDDEEEGEEAEKSRKPSKTDKNKKNKVISDNEEEEEVGQKKQQQGRKGKKNEKPKSKKTASEDEEEEHEEVKEHEEEKKDFEKKKKKGKRNENAKQQTKGKNSAALSDEEDEAAEEKKKKQSEEQKPKAIPKGKGKGGNKFAPSDSEEEEEEMEETEEPMGKDKGKAKGEDDEDMEAEEGEAEGKGKDANDPYANMSKKEKKKKKKLMEYEKQVASMKATSAAEGDFSISQAEMSSRQAMLENASDIKLERFSISAHGKELFVNADLLIVAGRRYGLVGPNGKGKTTLLKHIANRALSIPPNIDVLLCEQEVIADDTPAVLAVLKADTKRIKLLEEEKQLQSLLERGEDSAADRLEKVYEELRAIGAAAAEAKARRILAGLSFTPEMQNRPTKKFSGGWRMRVSLARALFMEPTLLMLDEPTNHLDLNAVIWLNNYLQGWKKTLLIVSHDQGFLDDVCTDIIHLDYQKLFYYRGNYLTFKKMYVQKQKELQKQYDKQEKKLKDLKAGGKSTKQAEKQTKEALTRKQQKGRKKNQEEEGPEQLELLKRPKEYTVKFTFPNPPPLSPPILGLHTVDFGYEAQKPLFKNVDFGIDMESRICIVGPNGVGKSTLLLLLTGKLSPTRGEMRKNHRLKVGFFNQQYADQLNMEENATEYLMRNFNLPYQDGRKCLGRFGLESHAHTIQISKLSGGQKARVVFAELSCRQPDVLILDEPTNNLDIESIDALAEAINEYKGAVIIVSHDARLITETNCQLWVVEDQSVNQIDGDFDDYKREVLESLGEVMVNKPRE; encoded by the exons acaaagtggtgaagaaaggaaaaaaagataaaaggggCAAAAAGtcg TTCTTTGAGGAGCTAGCTGCTGATGACAAGCAGGAGAAAGATGAGGAGCCTGCAATCAAAGAGCAGAATAAACAG ccacaaaaaaagaaaaaagacaagaaGAAAGGGCGAATGAAAGCAgacgacgatgatgatgatgatgatgaagatgtgATGGAAAAGTTGAAGAAGCTGTCGGTGCAGCCCAGCGATGAGGAAGAGGAAG TTATTCAGTCCGTTTCCAAAGGAGGCAAGAAAAATAAG GGAGGAAACTTGTTTGCAGCTCTGAGCCAGGAACAGAGCGATgatgaggaggagggagaggaggcagAGAAGTCCAGAAAACCTAGCAAGACAGacaagaacaagaagaacaag GTGATCTCTGacaatgaggaggaggaggaggtaggacagaagaagcagcagcagggcaGGAAAGGAAAGAAGAACGAGAAGCCCAAGAGCAAAAAG ACTGCTTctgaggatgaagaggaggagcaCGAGGAAGTGAAGGAGCACGAGGAAGAGAAGAaagattttgaaaagaaaaaaaagaaaggaaagagaaaTGAGAATGCAAAACAGCAAACG AAAGGAAAGAACTCTGCAGCTCTGAGCGATGAAGAGGACGAGGCAgcggaggagaagaagaagaaacaaagcGAAGAGCAGAAACCGAAAGCAATCCCAAAGGGGAAAGGAAAG GGTGGAAATAAGTTTGCCCCTTCCGATtctgaggaggaagaggaggagatggAAGAGACGGAGGAGCCAATGGGCAAAGACAAAGGAAAGGCCAAG GGTGAAGATGATGAAGATATGGAGGCTGAGGAAGGGGAGGCTGAAGGGAAGGGTAAAGATGCCAATGACCCCTATGCCAACATGAGcaagaaagagaagaaaaagaagaagaaactg ATGGAGTACGAGAAGCAGGTGGCGTCGATGAAGGCGACAAGTGCAGCAGAGGGAGATTTCTCAATCTCCCAGGCTGAGATGTCCTCGCGGCAGGCCATGCTTGAGAACGCCTCCGACATCAAG CTGGAGCGCTTCAGTATTTCTGCTCATGGGAAGGAGCTGTTTGTAAACGCTGATCTGCTGATTGTCGCTGGGCGACGCTATGGTTTAGTTGGACCCAACGG GAAAGGCAAAACCACTCTGCTGAAACACATTGCCAACCGGGCCCTCAGCATCCCACCCAATATAGAcgttctgctctgtgagcaag AGGTGATAGCAGACGACACCCCAGCGGTGCTGGCTGTTCTGAAGGCCGATACGAAGCGCATTAAACTGCTGGAGGAGGAGAAGCAGCTGCAATCCCTGTTGGAGAGGGGGGAGGACTCGGCCGCTGATAGACTGGAAAAG GTGTACGAGGAACTGCGAGCGATCGGGGCGGCAGCGGCAGAGGCCAAAGCTCGTCGTATCCTGGCTGGGTTGAGTTTCACCCCCGAGATGCAGAACCGACCCACCAAGAAATTCTCTGGAGGCTGGAGGATGAGGGTGTCTCTCGCCAG AGCCCTGTTTATGGAGCCCACGCTGTTGATGTTGGATGAGCCCACAAATCACCTGGACCTCAATGCAGTCATCTGGCTGAATAA CTACCTCCAGGGTTGGAAGAAGACTCTGCTGATAGTGTCCCACGACCAGGGATTCTTGGATGATGTTTGTACCGACATTATTCACCTGGACTACCAGAAGCTGTTCTACTACAGGGGCAACTACT TGACGTTTAAGAAGATGTACGTCCAGAAGCAGAAGGAGCTGCAGAAGCAGTATGACAAACAAGAGAAGAAGTTGAAGGATCTCAAAGCGGGAGGGAAGTCAACCAAGCAAGCT GAGAAGCAGACTAAGGAAGCGCTGACGCGGAAGCAGCAGAAAGGTCGCAAGAAGAACCAGGAGGAGGAGGGGCCTGAGCAGCTGGAGCTGCTGAAGAGACCCAAAGAGTACACAGTGAAATTCACCTTCCCAAACCCACCTCCGCTCAGCCCGCCCATCCTGGGACTGCACA CTGTCGATTTTGGGTACGAGGCACAGAAGCCACTGTTCAAGAATGTAGATTTTGGTATCGACATGGAGTCCAGAA TCTGTATTGTGGGACCCAATGGAGTGGGGAAGAgtaccctgctgctgctgctgacaggCAAGCTGAGCCCG actagAGGAGAGATGAGGAAAAACCACAGGCTG AAAGTGGGGTTCTTTAACCAGCAGTATGCAGACCAGTTGAATATGGAGGAGAACGCCACAGAGTACCTAATGAGGAACTTCAACCTGCCCTACCAGGATGGGAGGAAGTGTCTGGGCCGGTTCGGGCTGGAGAGCCACGCTCACACCATCCAGATCAGCAAGCTGTCAG GAGGACAGAAAGCTCGCGTGGTGTTTGCTGAGCTCTCCTGTCGGCAGCCTGACGTTCTGATTCTG GATGAGCCTACGAACAACCTGGATATAGAATCAATCGATGCCTTGGCTGAAGCAATCAACGAGTACAAAGGAG CGGTGATCATTGTGAGTCACGATGCTCGGCTCATCACGGAGACAAACTGCCAGCTGTGGGTCGTGGAGGACCAGTCTGTGAACCAGATCGATGGGGACTTTGATGATTACAAGAGAGAGGTGCTGGAGTCTCTCGGGGAAGTGATGGTCAACAAGCCCCGAGAATGA